One genomic region from Corvus moneduloides isolate bCorMon1 unplaced genomic scaffold, bCorMon1.pri scaffold_98_arrow_ctg1, whole genome shotgun sequence encodes:
- the LOC116439101 gene encoding sushi, nidogen and EGF-like domain-containing protein 1, which yields MSSPTPPACPLPGDKVAAVTALGQTGTMGVWPGQTKVPPILLLLLLSHAEEWGPLGTLGTPVGPPGGVLYPFGPGVGDEATHHEDDGTSPEIFLQENFSFFGHAHRSLYVNNNGVVSFGTMVPEFTPQPFPLPGHHPFVAPYWADVDTRLGGDVFYRQSRDPQLLARLAQDLAPAVPPGDPPPQPTWAFVATWDRVAYFGAASDKVNTFQAVLASDGVTCFVLLNYGDLQWTTGIANQGDPRTGLGGIPAQAGFNSGDDVHYYNVPGSRTPAVQTLSHRSNLGVPGRWAFRVDHFEATEGPPETPGSLSKTPEAPWSSSAPPKTPSVSPNSPRTREEQVYVCGS from the exons ATGTCATCCCCCACCCCGCcagcctgtcccctccctggggaTAAAgtggctgcagtcacagcacTGGGACAGACTGGGACCATGGGAGTGTG GCCTGGACAGACGAAGGTcccccccatcctcctcctcctcctcctcagccacGCAGAGGAATGGggacccctggggacactggggacccCTGTGGGACCCCCGG GTGGGGTCCTGTACCCCTTCGGACCAGGAGTGGGGGATGAGGCCACGCACCACGAGGATGACGGGACAAGCCCTGAGATCTTCCTGCAGGAAAACTTCTCCTTCTTTGGGCATGCCCACCGCTCACTCTAT GTGAACAACAATGGTGTGGTGTCCTTCGGGACAATGGTCCCAGAGTTcaccccccagcccttcccactgccaggcCACCACCCCTTTGTGGCACCATACTGGGCCGATGTGGACACCCGTCTGGGAGGGGATGTCTTCTACCGGCAGAGCCGGGacccccagctgctggcacGCCTGGCCCAGGACCTGGCACCTGCTGTGCCACCTGGGGACCCGCCCCCACAGCCCACCTGGGCGTTCGTGGCCACCTGGGACCGTGTGGCCTATTTCGGGGCTGCCTCGGACAAG GTGAACACcttccaggctgtgctggcctCTGACGGTGTCACCTGCTTTGTCCTGCTCAACTACGGGGACCTGCAGTGGACAACTGGCATTGCTAACCAGGGGGACCCCCGCACTGGTCTGGGGGGCATCCCTGCACAG GCTGGGTTCAACAGTGGGGATGATGTCCACTACTACAATGTGCCGGGGTCACGCACGCCCGCAGTGCAGACCCTCAGCCACCGCAGCAACCTGGGGGTCCCAGGGCGCTGGGCTTTCCGTGTCGACCACTTCGAGGCCACTGAGGGACCTCCCGAGACCCCTGGCAGCCTGTCAAAGACCCCTGAGGCCCCCTGGAGTTCCTCAGCACCCCCTAAGACCCCCTCAGTATCCCCCAACTCCCCCAGGaccagagaggagcaggtgTATGTCTGTGGGTCATGA